One Carassius auratus strain Wakin chromosome 16, ASM336829v1, whole genome shotgun sequence genomic window carries:
- the LOC113116071 gene encoding tumor necrosis factor receptor superfamily member 3-like has protein sequence MGDVKCSKCPKGKYVFASCNATSETVCKTCPRRTFIDQENSLTQCIACRECSSTSNMEMVKECEEDKNTECRCKLGYYCTHISDSHCDNCSPVSTCPPGQGVAFHHTFEKNTECVPCPEGTYSDVDDYISSCKNYTSCDDLGRHVKVPGTSQSDVVCGQFKAPCSWLLPASLWAGIVITAIIIVMILFIIYWRNKRQSKRLEISLRHVSPVLPPDILKHPADCDVEKQAEHQQCTHLVGKYTDMDSSIQCDGFSQPLTVSETYRPSAAANGYTDSITCHSNYQSEPQESEWND, from the exons ATGGGAGATGTGAAATGCAGCAAATGTCCAAAAG gaAAATATGTGTTTGCCAGCTGCAATGCCACATCAGAAACAGTGTGTAAAACCTGTCCACGACGCACATTTATTGATCAGGAAAACAGTCTGACCCAGTGTATAGCCTGCAGGGAGTGCTCCAGCA CCAGCAACATGGAGATGGTAAAGGAGTGTGAGGAAGACAAAAACACAGAGTGCAGGTGTAAGCTGGGATACTACTGTACACACATAAGTGACTCCCACTGCGATAACTGCAGTCCGGTCTCCACCTGTCCTCCAGGGCAAGGAGTCGCCTTTCATC ACACGTTCGAGAAAAACACAGAGTGCGTTCCCTGTCCAGAGGGAACCTACAGCGATGTGGACGACTACATTTCCAGCTGCAAAAATTATACAAG TTGTGATGATTTGGGTCGACATGTGAAGGTTCCTGGGACCAGCCAATCAGATGTTGTGTGTGGACAATTTAAAGCAC CTTGTTCTTGGTTGTTACCTGCAAGTCTGTGGGCAGGGATTGTGATTACTGCCATAATTATAGTTATGATCCTGTTTATAATTTATTGGAGAAACAAACGTCAGTCAAAAAGATTAG AAATTTCTTTAAGGCACGTCTCGCCAGTGCTTCCTCCAGACATCCTGAAACACCCTGCAGACTGTGATGTGGAGAAGCAGGCAGAACATCAGCAATGCACACATTTAG TTGGAAAGTACACTGACATGGACAGCAGCATACAGTGTGATGGATTTTCGCAACCGCTGACAGTGTCAGAGACATACAGGCCCTCAGCTGCCGCAAACGGATATACAGACAGCATCACATGCCACTCGAACTATCAGTCAGAGCCGCAGGAGTCTGAATGGAACGATTAA
- the LOC113116767 gene encoding mannan-binding lectin serine protease 2-like, producing the protein MIVFCVLVLLFPVCGSVSLAGWVQSPGHPRGYDPHSNLTWKKCAPTGHKMTLTLIHLDLEESFECEDDALKLFADEVLLFTLCGRKSMKELQASVNPFLHSSPGGCLSVSFLADYSNTERHTGFQGFYTIQDVNECIDPENECTQLCNNYIGGYRCFCRPGYILDSDKHTCQVSCSEDRTGSQEGVLTSPEWPGPYPENAVCSYSLAVEEGLQFELTFMGVFDLEKKENGECIDSITIKPLSGDAETFCGRDLPSSLFTRSQRVEIIFKSDHKGANRGFSLYYKTRGMKCTGPVTPQSSVFPQNSEYPTGYKVTVKCDKGHVLKSNESAEVEYKATCQKNGQWIPVIPCEPVDCGIPELPELMELSDKDPPTTYLNRISLKCANEYYQLDKNGYFTCNVEGNWVSESGQKLTEDLPKCEPVCGKNIDASFGGRVFGGKPASLGQIPWQLLHRSNPRGGASLISDYWALTAAHVVDKIGTTTMNWLGGIVHGQDTKSVNIETTKIIIHPKYKRVSQGEKQTNYDHDIALIKMSKRVPLGPNIRPVCLPNKTDEVAAEFTISGFGRYEKGLSRELLHAPVQIYPVNECNSLGLPVTENMICAGGEQVDSCQGDSGGPLFSPVLGYGSPDKPYRLTGIVSWGPPGCGSFKGFYTKVQNYLDWIKETMENFVMDRTHLIICLLWACVNVCECEPVMFGEVSSPQYPQPYPANLQKEWDLEVPQGYQLQLTFNHLDIESSPDCYYDSVTVVSDKQVLGKFCGRNSTDRFHPGDKPILAPGNRLQLAFQTDDSNHESHLGFTAFFQAVDIDECSSSSVENGRPCSQICLNTLGSYLCACYHGYTLRPDQRTCVLECGGGVRSELEGTISSPGFPDMSPLNLDCIYTISVQPGFLVTLNFSQNFHIEQVYSQGESCLFHWLQVSVQGKEPQKYCGGKSPGVLKTGTHFVQLEYHTDRYGQSQGWSLHYTTQRVQCPHPGTIDNGTVTPKFAQYLYRDYIHVRCKPGYKLMMGEKEIPSFKSICDSNGQWHLPLPECKIIDCGAPKLLLNGDFELISGENNEYLSVVEYHCNEPYYRFKDASKVTYKCAVDRKWTEVNNNDVIPLCYPVCGMNTEVSFGGRVFGGKPARTGQIPWQLFHKQLRRGGASLISDYWALTAAHVVDGLENHNMTWLGGIIDSQDKNPVTMESEKIIIHPNYQRVPVGGDQKNFNNDIALIKMSARVPLGPNIRPVCLPNTTHGPVMEGKMGTVSGFGGFEKGSTSDILRYGYIREYPSQQCVFEDYLVTDNMFCAGDEVKRVDSCQGDSGGPLFFPMLGYGSKEQPYEVRGIVSWGPARCGHVSKGYYTKVQNYLGWIKETMANN; encoded by the exons ATGATCGTTTTTTG TGTTCTTGTCCTTCTCTTTCCCGTGTGTGGGTCAGTGTCATTGGCTGGATGGGTGCAGTCACCTGGACATCCACGAGGGTATGACCCCCATTCCAACCTGACTTGGAAAAAGTGTGCTCCAACCGGACACAAAATGACACTCACTCTCATACATTTGGACCTAGAGGAGAGCTTTGAGTGTGAGGACGACGCCTTGAAG TTATTTGCAGATGAGGTGCTTCTTTTCACTCTCTGTGGACGTAAGTCTATGAAGGAGCTGCAGGCGTCTGTCAACCCTTTCCTCCACTCTTCCCCTGGCGGTTGTCTCTCTGTTTCATTTCTTGCCGACTACTCCAACACTGAGAGACACACTGGATTTCAAGGCTTTTACACCATACAGG ATGTTAATGAGTGTATAGACCCTGAAAATGAGTGTACCCAACTCTGCAATAACTACATCGGAGGTTATCGCTGTTTCTGCAGACCAGGTTACATCCTTGACTCCGATAAGCACACCTGCCAAG TTAGCTGCAGTGAAGATCGCACAGGCTCGCAAGAAGGTGTGTTGACGTCACCCGAGTGGCCTGGGCCGTACCCAGAAAACGCAGTGTGTTCTTACTCTCTGGCCGTAGAAGAAGGTCTGCAGTTTGAGCTGACGTTCATGGGGGTGTTTGATCTGGAGAAGAAAGAGAATGGAGAGTGCATCGACTCAATAACT ATAAAACCTCTCTCTGGTGATGCTGAGACATTTTGTGGAAGGGATCTTCCTTCGTCCCTGTTTACAAGGTCTCAACGTGTTGAGATTATCTTCAAGTCAGACCATAAAGGAGCAAACCGAGGGTTCAGCCTCTATTATAAAACAAGAG GGATGAAATGCACTGGACCTGTGACACCACAATCTAGTGTGTTCCCGCAGAATTCTGAATATCCCACGGGCTACAAAGTTACAGTGAAATGTGACAAAGGACATGTATTGAAATCA AACGAATCAGCTGAGGTTGAGTATAAGGCCACATGCCAGAAGAATGGACAGTGGATTCCTGTTATTCCCTGCGAAC cTGTGGATTGTGGCATTCCAGAGCTTCCTGAATTAATGGAGCTATCAGATAAAGATCCTCCAACAACATATCTGAACCGGATCAGTCTTAAGTGTGCAAATGAATATTATCAACTGGATAAAAATG GTTATTTTACCTGTAATGTTGAGGGTAACTGGGTGTCTGAGAGTGGTCAAAAATTAACTGAAGATTTGCCTAAATGTGAACCAG tgTGTGGAAAGAATATAGATGCATCTTTTGGTGGCAGAGTCTTTGGTGGGAAGCCAGCCAGTCTGGGACAAATTCCCTGGCAGCTACTCCACAGGTCAAATCCCAGAGGTGGTGCATCTCTGATCAGCGATTATTGGGCTCTTACAGCAGCTCACGTAGTGGATAAAATTGGAACAACCACCATGAACTGGTTAGGTGGAATAGTTCATGGTCAGGACACAAAATCAGTCAATATAGAGACAACAAAAATTATCATTCATCCAAAATATAAAAGAGTAAGTCAgggtgaaaaacaaacaaactatgaTCATGACATTGCACtcattaaaatgtctaaaagGGTGCCACTAGGTCCAAACATCAGGCCAGTGTGTCTGCCAAACAAAACAGATGAAGTTGCAGCAGAATTCACAATCTCAGGTTTTGGCAGATATGAAAAAGGACTGAGTAGAGAGCTGCTTCATGCACCTGTCCAGATATATCCAGTTAATGAATGTAATTCACTGGGTTTGCCTGTCACCGAAAACATGATCTGTGCTGGAGGAGAACAAGTAGACAGTTGTCAGGGTGACAGTGGAGGTCCTTTGTTTTCTCCTGTTCTGGGCTATGGGTCTCCGGACAAGCCCTATCGTCTTACAGGCATCGTATCGTGGGGTCCTCCTGGATGTGGAAGCTTTAAGGGCTTCTATACTAAAGTTCAAAACTACCTGGATTGGATCAAGGAAACCATGGAAAAT TTTGTTATGGACAGAACACATCTAATAATCTG CCTGCTGTGggcatgtgtgaatgtgtgcgagTGTGAGCCAGTCATGTTTGGGGAGGTGTCTTCTCCACAGTACCCTCAACCCTATCCAGCTAATCTCCAGAAAGAATGGGACCTGGAGGTGCCACAAGGCTATCAGCTCCAGCTGACGTTCAATCACCTGGACATTGAGTCCTCTCCAGACTGCTACTACGATTCTGTCACT gTTGTGTCTGATAAGCAGGTTCTGGGGAAGTTTTGTGGCCGGAATTCCACAGACAGGTTTCACCCAGGTGACAAGCCCATTTTGGCTCCTGGTAACCGTCTGCAGCTGGCTTTTCAAACGGACGACTCAAATCACGAGTCACACTTGGGATTCACTGCATTCTTCCAGGCTGTTG ACATAGATGAGTGTTCATCTTCCAGTGTGGAAAATGGTCGGCCATGTTCACAGATATGCCTCAACACCCTCGGCTCCTACCTGTGTGCCTGTTACCACGGTTACACATTACGGCCTGACCAACGCACCTGCGTCT TGGAGTGTGGAGGTGGGGTGCGCAGTGAATTAGAGGGGACCATCTCGAGTCCTGGTTTCCCAGACATGTCCCCGCTTAATCTGGACTGCATCTACACCATCTCTGTGCAGCCGGGCTTTCTGGTTACTCTCAACTTCAGCCAGAACTTCCACATAGAGCAGGTCTACAGTCAAGGAGAGTCCTGCCTCTTCCATTGGCTGCAA GTGTCTGTCCAAGGAAAAGAACCCCAAAAGTACTGTGGAGGAAAAAGCCCCGGAGTCCTGAAGACGGGCACTCACTTTGTCCAGCTGGAATATCACACCGACAGATATGGACAGAGCCAGGGGTGGAGCTTACATTACACAACACaga gGGTACAGTGTCCACATCCAGGCACCATCGACAATGGAACAGTCACTCCAAAATTTGCCCAGTACTTGTACAGAGACTACATTCATGTGCGCTGTAAACCAGGATACAAGCTTATGATG ggagagaaagagattcCAAGTTTTAAGTCCATATGTGATAGTAATGGACAATGGCACTTGCCACTGCCGGAGTGCAAGA TAATTGACTGTGGAGCCCCAAAACTACTTCTGAATGGAGACTTTGAGCTTATCAGTGGAGAAAACAATGAATATCTTTCGGTCGTAGAGTATCACTGCAATGAGCCATACTACAGATTTAAAGATGCTTCTAAAG TAACATACAAGTGTGCAGTAGACCGAAAATGGACAGAAGTCAACAACAATGATGTTATTCCTCTTTGTTATCCTG tgtgTGGAATGAATACAGAGGTCTCTTTTGGTGGCAGAGTCTTTGGTGGGAAGCCAGCCAGAACAGGACAGATTCCCTGGCAGCTCTTTCATAAGCAACTTCGCAGAGGTGGTGCATCTCTGATTAGTGATTACTGGGCTCTTACAGCTGCTCATGTGGTAGATGGACTTGAAAACCACAACATGACTTGGCTTGGAGGAATAATCGATAGTCAGGACAAAAACCCAGTCACTATGGAGTCTGAGAAGATTATAATTCACCCAAATTATCAGAGGGTTCCTGTGGGCGGTGatcaaaaaaactttaataatgaCATCGCACTGATCAAAATGTCTGCTAGAGTGCCACTCGGTCCAAACATCAGGCCAGTGTGTCTGCCAAACACAACACATGGACCTGTAATGGAGGGCAAGATGGGTACAGTATCGGGCTTTGGGGGGTTTGAGAAGGGCTCAACAAGTGATATTTTACGTTATGGGTATATTCGGGAATATCCTTCTCAACAGTGTGTTTTCGAGGATTATTTGGTCACTGATAACATGTTCTGTGCTGGAGATGAGGTTAAACGCGTTGACAGTTGTCAAGGTGACAGTGGGGGCCCTCTGTTCTTCCCAATGTTGGGCTATGGATCTAAAGAGCAGCCCTATGAGGTGAGGGGCATTGTGTCATGGGGTCCTGCAAGATGTGGCCATGTTTCTAAAGGTTACTACACTAAAGTGCAGAACTACCTGGGCTGGATTAAGGAAACAATGGCAAATAATTAA
- the rbp5 gene encoding retinol-binding protein 5, with product MSKPNYTGIYNMVSQENFEEYLAALDVNYALRKVVCILKPSKHIEHDVNTGKMTIKTVTTFRNFDMDFTLGQEFTEDLGPVDGRKCQTTVDWDGDKLVCVQRGEKEGRGWTHWLEGNLLHLEMRVQGVTAKQVFKKAE from the exons ATGTCCAAACCGAATTATACTGGCATTTACAACATGGTTTCCCAGGAAAATTTTGAAGAATATCTCGCTGCTTTGG ATGTTAATTATGCATTAAGGAAAGTGGTCTGCATTCTGAAACCCAGCAAACATATTGAGCATGATGTGAACACAGGCAAAATGACGATTAAGACCGTCACCACCTTTAGGAACTTTGACATGGACTTCACTTTGGGACAGGAGTTCACTGAGGACCTGGGACCAGTCGATGGGCGAAAGtgccag ACCACAGTGGACTGGGACGGTGATAAATTGGTCTGTGTCCAGCGAGGAGAGAAAGAGGGCAGAGGCTGGACACACTGGCTAGAAGGAAACCTCCTCCATTTG gagATGAGGGTTCAGGGTGTCACTGCCAAGCAAGTCTTTAAGAAGGCTGAGTGA